The following are encoded together in the Strongyloides ratti genome assembly S_ratti_ED321, chromosome : 2 genome:
- a CDS encoding Transthyretin-like family-containing protein yields the protein MLYCNGNPDNNVKLYLYNKNLLRKATLLSQTLTDTNGNFELMGNKPLHRQMRPFILLQHYCNERDFRCKIMAMLSIPTQNVYRGTTIVKPLEMGYVELVSIRNQKKICVPRNLSFRKRTKRE from the exons ATGCTTTATTGTAACGGAAATCCAGATAATAACGTtaaattatatctttataataaaaatttgctCAGAAAAGCAACTCTTTTAAGTCAAACTTTAACTGATACTAATGGTAATTTTGAATTGATGGGAAACAAACCATTGCATAGACAAATGa GACCATTTATATTACTACAACATTATTGTAATGAAAGAGATTTTCGATGTAAAATTATGGCAATGTTATCAATTCCAACACAAAACGTTTACAGAGGAACAACAATTGTGAAACCTCTAGAAATGGGTTATGTTGAATTAGTTAGTATTcgtaatcaaaaaaaaatatgtgtACCAAGAAACCTCAGTTTTAGGAAAAGAACAAAAAgggaataa